A single window of Nicotiana sylvestris chromosome 5, ASM39365v2, whole genome shotgun sequence DNA harbors:
- the LOC104232572 gene encoding protein cornichon homolog 4-like: MGDLLSWLFSFFLLVGVLATILYQLMCLADLEYDYVNPYDSASRINRAVVPEFVLHGALCFLHLVTGHWLMFLICLPYLYYNIKVYADRSHLVDVTEIFNQLPWEKKIRLYKLGYLVILLAFSIFWMVWSIVDE; the protein is encoded by the exons ATGGGTGATCTACTCTCATGGCTATTTTCCTTCTTCCTTCTCGTTGGTGTTCTTGCTACTATCCTTTACCAG CTCATGTGCTTGGCAGACCTTGAATACGATTATGTTAACCCTTATGATTCGGCATCTCGGATTAACAGAGCAGTGGTACCAGAGTTTGTTCTTCACGGAGCGCTGTGCTTCCTACATCTTGTGACGGGGCATTGGTTGATGTTTCTGATATGTCTGCCATACTTATATTATAACATCAAAGT CTATGCAGATCGCTCCCACTTGGTAGATGTAACTGAGATTTTCAATCAGCTTCCATGGGAAAAGAAGATACGGCTATATAAGCTTGGATACCTTGTGATACTTCTTGCCTTTTCGATATTCTG GATGGTTTGGAGCATTGTGGACGAATGA